A window of the Tiliqua scincoides isolate rTilSci1 chromosome 5, rTilSci1.hap2, whole genome shotgun sequence genome harbors these coding sequences:
- the MTPAP gene encoding poly(A) RNA polymerase, mitochondrial, with translation MAAPTGRLPLALRCRWLRFHRRVGARLRLGEAHFGSTEVAAAGLRRQQQPEEEVTAADSEIGTTKKTFSEVQAERQEQAQRTVLINCPAKINEKKFLAYLSSHGNIKSHFFYVHYGTYAVVEFSERSSIASLQDVTGTPQIEDECPVPFKSRIFTLTLKNPPSQASEQKPVHCHKQSAIPVEELIKKLCNADSVSDQLHMLTKEYQLTEENIKLRFLTCSLIQDIAGAYFPDCSVKPFGSSVNSFGKLGCDLDMFLDLDEIGKSTTRRKTGPFNMQYHMKRVPSERIATQRILYVIGECIDNFGPGCVGVQKILNARCPLVRFSHQPSGFQCDLTANNRIAMKSSELLYIYGNLDPRVRALVFTARCWARAHGLTSSIPGAWITNFSLTMMVLFFLQKRNPPIVPTLDQLKELADAKDKHVIEGFDCTFVSNLNKIKPTENTETLDVLLGDLFEYFGNFAFNKYSLNIRKGKEYNKPEASALYIQNPFEQNLNISKNVNATQLERFVSLARESAWLLQQEGKADSSQFWGLAALLQTSKASNANKGTKRKKGQTSERIRSLLDSLKLNNANNGKRSFGTWV, from the exons ATGGCGGCCCCCACAGGGCGGTTGCCGCTCGCGCTCCGGTGCCGGTGGCTGCGCTTCCACCGCAGGGTGGGGGCCAGGCTGCGACTCGGGGAGGCCCACTTCGGCTCCACGGAGGTGGCCGCTGCCGGGctgcggcggcagcagcagccggaGGAAGAGGTGACCGCGGCGG ATTCTGAAATTGGAACAACAAAGAAGACATTCAGTGAAGTGCAAGCAGAACGCCAAGAACAAGCACAAAGGACAGTGTTAATCAACTGCCCAGCTAAAATCAATGAGAAGAAATTTCTTGCATACTTGTCTTCTCACGGAAACATTAAGAGTCACTTCTTCTACGTACATTAT GGTACGTATGCAGTGGTTGAATTTTCTGAGAGAAGCAGTATAGCTTCACTTCAGGATGTCACAGGTACCCCACAGATTGAGGATGAGTGTCCTGTTCCTTTTAAATCTAGAATATTTACGCTAACATTAAAAAATCCACCAAGCCAAGCTTCGGAACAGAAACCAGTTCACTGTCACAAACAGTCTGCAATTCCAGTTGAAGAGCttataaagaaactttgtaatgCTGACAGT GTGAGTGACCAATTGCACATGCTCACAAAGGAGTATCAGCTGACCGAAGAAAACATTAAGCTCCGGTTTTTGACATGTTCTTTAATTCAAGACATTGCAGGTGCTTATTTTCCAGACTGCTCTGTTAAGCCATTTGGCTCTTCTGTGAACAGCTTTGGCAAACTGGGATGTGATTTAGACATGTTTCTGGACCTTGATGAAATTGGGAAGAGCACTACCAGAAGG aaaacagGTCCCTTTAACATGCAGTATCATATGAAAAGAGTGCCTTCTGAGCGAATAGCGACACAGAGGATCCTTTATGTGATTGGCGAATGTATTGATAACTTCGGCCCTGGGTGTGTTGGCGTGCAAAAGATACTTAATGCTCGATGTCCGTTAGTGAGATTTTCACATCAGCCTTCAGGATTTCAGTGTGATTTGACAGCTAACAACAG AATTGCCATGAAAAGTTCTGAACTCCTTTATATCTATGGCAACCTTGACCCTCGTGTCAGAGCTCTTGTGTTCACTGCACGGTGCTGGGCACGGGCCCATGGACTCACAAGTAGCATTCCTGGCGCCTGGATTACAAATTTTTCTTTAACGATGATGGTCTTGTTCTTTCTGCAAAAAAGAAATCCCCCCATTGTTCCAACTTTGGATCAACTGAAGGAGCTCGCTG ATGCAAAGGATAAGCATGTGATTGAAGGCTTCGACTGTACGTTTGTCAGTAACTTGAACAAAATTAAGCCTACTGAAAACACAGAAACATTGG ATGTGCTGCTGGGAGACTTATTTGAATACTTTGGGAATTTTGCTTTCAACAAATATTCACTAAATATTCgaaag GGGAAAGAGTATAACAAGCCAGAAGCATCTGCTCTTTATATCCAGAATCCCTTTGAACAGAACCTTAATATCAGCAAGAATGTGAATGCGACTCAGCTTGAAAGATTTGTCAGCTTAGCCAGAGAGAGTGCCTGGCTTCTACAGCAAGAGGGCAAGGCTGATTCTTCTCAGTTCTGGGGACTGGCAGCCCTTCTTCAAACCTCAAAAGCCAGTAATGCCAACAAAGGCACCAAAAGGAAAAAGGGACAAACCAGTGAAAGGATCAGAAGCTTACTGGACTCCTTAAAGCTAAATAATGCCAACAATGGGAAAAGGTCCTTTGGCACTTGGGTATGA